A single region of the Microtus ochrogaster isolate Prairie Vole_2 chromosome 2, MicOch1.0, whole genome shotgun sequence genome encodes:
- the B3gnt4 gene encoding N-acetyllactosaminide beta-1,3-N-acetylglucosaminyltransferase 4, with product MWRRLGCVLSCSLVALRLSGLLFLKERTPTGSSKAHKHLWALPRPQHSQCPPNLAIANASLSLPSRHRLFLTYQHCRNFSTLLEPSECARDTFLLLAIKSQPHHIEQRAAIRSTWGRAGSWARGRQLKLVFLLGVAGPVPPAQLLAYESWQFDDILQWDFAEDFFNLTLKELHVQRWMAAACTQAHFVLKGDDDVFIHVPNVLEFLEGWDPAQDLLVGDVIRQARPNRNTKVKYFIPFSMYRARNYPPYAGGGGYVMSRATVRRLHTAMEEAELFPIDDVFVGMCLKKLGVSPIHHAGFKTFGIQKPLNPRDPCLYRGLLLVHRLSPLEMWTMWALVTDKRLKCAATP from the coding sequence ATGTGGCGCAGGTTGGGCTGTGTGCTGTCCTGCAGCCTTGTAGCACTGCGGCTCAGCGGCCTGCTCTTTCTGAAGGAGCGCACACCAACAGGGAGCTCCAAGGCCCACAAGCACTTATGGGCGTTGCCAAGGCCCCAGCACAGCCAGTGCCCACCCAATTTAGCAATTGCTAATGCCTCCCTGTCCCTGCCCAGCCGCCATCGCCTCTTCTTAACCTATCAACACTGCCGAAACTTCTCCACGTTGCTGGAGCCTTCTGAGTGTGCTAGGGACACCTTCCTGCTCCTGGCCATCAAGTCACAGCCTCATCACATTGAGCAGCGTGCAGCTATTAGAAGCACTTGGGGCCGGGCTGGGAGCTGGGCTAGGGGCCGGCAGCTGAAGCTGGTGTTTCTCCTAGGGGTGGCAGGACCTGTGCCCCCAGCCCAGCTGCTGGCCTATGAGAGCTGGCAGTTCGATGACATCCTGCAGTGGGACTTTGCTGAGGATTTCTTCAACCTGACGCTGAAAGAGCTACATGTACAGCGCTGGATGGCAGCTGCTTGCACGCAGGCCCACTTCGTACTAAAGGGAGACGATGATGTCTTTATCCATGTTCCCAATGTGCTGGAGTTCCTGGAGGGCTGGGATCCTGCCCAGGACCTCTTAGTGGGAGATGTCATCCGCCAGGCCCGGCCCAATAGGAACACCAAAGTCAAATATTTCATCCCATTCTCCATGTACAGGGCCCGCAACTACCCACCTTATGCAGGAGGAGGCGGCTATGTTATGTCCCGGGCTACTGTAAGGCGACTTCACACAGCCATGGAAGAGGCAGAACTCTTCCCCATTGATGATGTCTTTGTGGGAATGTGCCTGAAAAAGCTAGGGGTGAGCCCCATACACCACGCTGGCTTCAAGACATTTGGGATCCAAAAGCCCCTGAACCCCAGGGACCCTTGCCTGTACAGAGGGCTCCTGCTGGTGCACCGTCTAAGCCCCCTGGAGATGTGGACCATGTGGGCGCTGGTGACAGATAAGAGGCTCAAGTGTGCAGCTACCCCCTAA